A genomic window from Atribacterota bacterium includes:
- the rpoD gene encoding RNA polymerase sigma factor RpoD, whose amino-acid sequence MAKKKEIDKLIEKGKEKNYVTFQEIENYLEDEILNINKIEDLYDTLNRYGVDVIDEEEDKEDDFISEKEKPKKKGTLAISKKEADANLIIGRGIELDDPVKMYLKEIGQIRLLTADEEIELAKRMEAGDEEAKRILVQSNLRLVVSIAKRYVGRGMLFLDLIQEGNMGLIRAVEKFDYRRGYKFSTYATWWIRQAITRAIADQARTIRVPVHMVETINKLVRVSRLLLQELGREPIIEEIAERMELPLEKIKEIIKTAQEPVSLESPIGKEDDSHLGDFIEDEDSPAPPKIASHTLLKEQLDDVLKTLTYREKRVLELRFGIADGHPHTLEEVGREFGVTRERIRQIEAKALRKLRHPSRSKKLRDYLD is encoded by the coding sequence ATGGCTAAGAAAAAAGAGATAGATAAGCTAATTGAGAAAGGGAAAGAGAAAAACTATGTTACTTTCCAGGAGATTGAAAATTACCTGGAAGATGAAATATTGAATATAAATAAGATTGAAGATTTATATGATACCTTGAATAGATATGGTGTAGATGTTATAGATGAAGAAGAAGATAAAGAAGATGATTTTATTTCTGAAAAAGAAAAGCCAAAGAAAAAAGGTACCCTAGCCATTTCTAAAAAAGAGGCAGATGCTAATTTGATAATTGGTAGAGGTATTGAGCTTGATGATCCGGTAAAAATGTATCTAAAGGAAATTGGACAGATAAGACTATTAACTGCTGATGAAGAGATAGAATTAGCTAAACGCATGGAAGCTGGAGATGAAGAGGCTAAAAGAATACTAGTTCAATCCAATCTAAGATTAGTAGTCAGTATTGCCAAGCGCTATGTTGGGAGAGGTATGCTTTTTTTAGATTTAATTCAGGAAGGGAATATGGGTTTAATTAGGGCAGTAGAAAAATTTGATTATCGTCGAGGTTATAAGTTTAGCACTTATGCAACCTGGTGGATCAGGCAGGCTATTACCAGAGCTATTGCTGATCAAGCTAGAACTATAAGAGTTCCAGTTCACATGGTTGAAACAATCAATAAACTGGTACGGGTATCCAGACTTCTTCTGCAAGAATTGGGCAGAGAACCAATTATAGAAGAGATTGCGGAAAGAATGGAATTGCCTCTGGAAAAGATTAAGGAAATTATTAAAACAGCCCAGGAACCGGTTTCTTTGGAAAGTCCTATTGGAAAAGAAGATGATAGCCATCTGGGAGATTTCATTGAGGACGAAGATTCACCAGCACCACCGAAAATAGCTTCTCATACTTTATTAAAAGAACAATTGGATGATGTCTTAAAAACATTGACCTACCGGGAAAAACGTGTTCTGGAATTAAGATTTGGTATTGCTGACGGACACCCTCATACCTTAGAAGAAGTAGGTCGAGAATTCGGTGTTACCAGGGAAAGGATAAGACAGATAGAAGCAAAGGCTCTTCGAAAGCTAAGACACCCCAGCCGAAGTAAAAAATTAAGAGATTATCTGGATTAG